TCTAAGAAATTAGAATAATATTTTATCACTAATAGATAAGGGGTGTAAGTTGAATATGGTAAATGTAATAGCGCAAGAATGGGAATTGTCAGTTAAGAGCAGAAAGTTTAACTTTGATTGGAAATTCTTAAAAGGTGATAATCCTGATGCATTTAAAATTCAGTTTGATGATTCAGATTGGCGTATTTTAGACTTGCCACATGATTTTAGTATTGAAGGTCCCTTTAAGAAGGAATATGCAAGTTCAACAGGGTATTTACCAGGAGGAATTGGTTGGTATCGGAAGGAATTTATTGTACCTGACAGCATAAAGGGAAAAAAAGTATTTATTCAATTCGATGGTATTTATAAAAATAGTGAAGTGTGGATTAATGAACAATTTCTTGGTAAAAGACCCTATGGATACAGCTCATTTCAGTATGACTTAACCCCTTATTTAAACTTCGAAACACAAGAAAATGTGATTGCTGTCAAAGTAGATCACGCAGATTTTGCAGATTCTCGTTGGTATCCAGGGTCAGGTATTTATCGAAATGTATTTATCAATTTGACTGATCATGTGTATATCAAGCCATATGGAATATTTGTCACAACTCCAAAGATTTCAACATCAGAAGCAGAAATCCAAATTCAATCCAGTTTGAAAAATGAATACAATAATGAAGCTACATTCCAAATTGAACATCAAATTAAAGATGCTTCAGGTAAAAAAATAATAGACTGTTCATCTGTGGAGATCATTGCAGCAAAGGGTGAACAAGACTTTTCTCATACTCTTTTCCTAGAACAGCCAAATCTTTGGTCACCGGAAGATCCGTATTTATACAGTGTTGTAACGAAGGTGATAAAAGATGGGAAAGTAATAGATTTTGAGACTACCCCACTTGGTGTTCGATATTTTCATTTCGATGTGGATTCTGGATTTTATCTGAATGGAAAGAATATTAAAATGAAGGGTGTCTGTATCCACCATGACGCAGGCTGTCTTGGAGCAGCTGTTCCTGAAAAGGTCTGGCACAGACGTTTGAAACTATTAAAAGAAGCTGGTGTAAATGCGATTAGAATGAGCCATAATCCTCCTGCACCAGAGTTACTAGATATGTGTGATTCTTATGGGTTTTTAGTTCAAGATGAAGCATTCGATGAATGGGAACATCCTAAGAACAAATGGGTAGAGGGTTGGAATAAAGGCGAGCCGGCACTTGATGGATATGCTTCCGACTTTACTGAATGGGCAGAGATAGATTTGAGGGATATGGTATTAAGAGACCGGAACCATCCGTCAATTGTTTTCTGGAGTATTGGGAATGAAATTGATTATCCAAATGATCCATATTCACATCCGGTACTTGGAGATCATTACAAAGCTGACAAACCTGAAGCAAAGGGAATGGGTGATATTTCGAAAAAGCTGGCAAAGGTTGTAAAGCAATATGATCCGACCCGACCTGTTACAGCAGCACTGGCAAGTGTCATTATGTCAAATGAAACTGAATTTCCAGATACCCTTGATGTGGTTGGCTATAACTATCAAGAGTTCCTTTATTCAGAAGACCATAAAAAATATCCTAATAGAGTGATTTATGGAAGTGAAAACGGAAGGCATCACGATGCATGGCTGGCTGTAGCAAATAATGACTTTATATCAGGACAATTTATTTGGACAGGGATTGACTATTTGGGAGAAGCTCGTGGATGGCCGATTCGTCACGCAACTCCTGGATTGCTTGATCTTGCTGGATTCAAAAAGCCTTTGTTCCATTTCAAGCAAAGTGAATGGTCCGATCAAGATATGGTCCATATTGGCTTGACTTCCATTAAAGAAGAGAATCCTGATCAAGTTTACTGGGACCATCAGGTTGTTTGCCACTGGGAGGGTATTGAAGGTGAAAAAGTAAGGGTCGCTTGCTGCACAAATTGTACTGAAGTGGATTTAATATTAAATGGTGAATCTGTTGGTGTCAAAAAACGTAAAGACTTCCCAGCTGGAACCATATATTGGGACCTTCCATACTTTAAGGGTACATTAAAGGCGGTAGGTATTAGAAACGGAAACATTTCTTGTAAGCATGAATTAAAGACAGCTGATAAACCTGTTAAGTTACAGTTGCACTCGGATACAATAACTCTTAAAGCTGACAAAGAGGATGTAGCACATATAGAAGTCAATATCCTTGATCAAGATAATAATCTTGTCTATAGTGCAGAAAATGAAATCCATTGTAGCATCGAGGGACCTGGTGAAATTGTTGGGATCGAATGTAGTAACCCTGTAAGCCATCAAGATTATAAAGCAAACTACCGAAAGGCCTTCCATGGAAAATTATTAATCTATGTGAAAGCCACTGATCAAGTAGGGACGATAATTTTAAAGACTTCTTCTGAGGATTTGGAAGGTTGTGCTGTAGTTATCGAGGTTAAATAAAAGCCTTAGGGACTCCGGGTGCTGACGATTTAAGTTAATACCCGGGGGTCTAATAGCGGTTAAAATATGATAAAACAGGAGATGTTTGTATGCCGTATAATAGCGCGTCCGATACTTTGAATCCCAAAAAGGGGCACCGACTTAAAGATATTCCTGCACATGACCCCTATGTCTTGGTGCATAATGAAACGAATACTTATTATATGTATACAACAGGAATTCCACAATTAACAGATTTAGAGAGAAATGGAGTTCTAGTGTATAAGAGTAAAGATTTAAATGATTGGGAAGGACCTTATGTCGTTTTCGAAATTCCTGATGGAACCTGGGCACATCCACAGCATGGGACATGGGCTCCAGAGGTTCACCATTATCATGGTAAATATTATCTGTTCGTTACGTTACATAATCAAGATTGCATTATAGCAGAACCGCCGGAGGTTTGGAAAACCACTCATCTACGCGGTACAAGCATCGCGGTATCAGACTCGCCAGAAGGTCCGTTTGAATTGATAAAAAAAGATGGGCCAGTGCCACCTCGAGACTTCATGACATTGGATGGAACCTTGTATGAGGATGAGGATGGAAAGCCATGGATGGTCTATTGTCATGAGTGGATTCAGGTGATCGATGGTACGTTTGAAGCAATTCCATTGAAGAAAGATTTATCTGCAGCAGATGGTGAACCTCTACACCTTTTTAAGGCGTCAGATGCACCATGGCTCAATGCTGAAATAAAGCCCACCGTGAAGCCTTTAAATTATGTATCTGATGGTTGTCAATTATATCGAACAAAAGGTGGTCACCTTGTTATGCTCTGGTCAAGCTACAGCAATGGAAGCTATGTCCAAACGATTGCTAGATCTAAGTCAGGTAAACTAGCGGGGCCGTGGGAACAACTGGAACCATTAGTTGATGGTGATAGTGGTCACGGCATGCTTTTTAAAACATTTGAAGGTGAATGGATGCTTATTCTTCATCATCCATTCAGTACTCCTGAATCTCGAGCAAAGATTTATGAAGTAGAGGAAACTGAGGCTAGCTTTAAGGTTGTTAAACCTAGAGTAGATCTGCATACGTAGATGAATAAATGGAACAGTATATATAAAGTCCTCTCAGTCCGCATCTAGGATCAAGAGGGTCCGCACTTAGACGGTTGGGGATCAGGTTAGATTAAGCACCCGAGCTGATAAATAGACGGAAAAATTCCGCTTAATTAGTAATTATTATTAAAAAGGGCTTAAATAGACGGAGAGATTCCGCCTATTGGCTCGAAACATTCGAAAATGGGAGATTTTGCTTTGAATAAGCGGAAAACCTCCGCTTATATACCCTGAAACGAGCTCCATTCTGCATTTAACCGGAAAATCTCCGCTTATTTTACTTGGTTACTCGATTAAGGACAACAAATCTCAAAAATCCAAGAGAACCTCATTTTGATGCATTACAGTGAGTTTTTATATAATTAAGGTTTTTGTATTCCTAATAAAGAAACTCGCCATTACTTTGGCGAGTTTTACTTATTTATGTACCCATAACGATGCCAATACGACTGTCATTTCGGCACGTATTTTAAGAAAAGCACTTCAAAACGGAACTCTTTATTTGTTTGAGAGGACTTTTTATATAAGCTGCTAGCATTCACCAAACTAGCAGCTACTAACCTCAAGTTGACAAATCGTCTATCAAGAAGATTTTTCCTCTGAAGTATTTTGTTGAATTTGAGCAAAGTTATTAAATACCTTATTGTAGGCAAGGAATGCAAGATAAGATATAGCAACGCCGGTGAAAAATGGCAGTAAAAATGTTAATTTCGTAAAACTAACATACAAAATGACGATACTGGATATTGCCACCCCAATCGAGTAGAATGGGTTAGCAATCGATAATATGAATGCATTTTTTAATCCTTGTCCGAATTTCGTGTCTGTATGAACTGTGTTGGCAAAAAAGAAAAGAGTAATAAGTAACAACCAAACCATGAGGAATAGAAATAGATAGCTAACTAAGTGAATGCGGGTATGGAAATAATAATAGTCAACACCAACAATGGCCCAAAGAACTGAAAAAATCAAACCACCCACAAGACTCCTCTTATAATTTTCCTTATAATATTTCCAAAAGAATCGAATAGTTGGCACCTCTTCTTTCATAACCCATTTTCTAACAATACCAAACATAGCCGTAGTTGCCGGAAAAAAAACAAATGGCACCAGCAAAGCGATGGTCATAACCAGAAAGCCAATTTGCCACATCTCTTTAACGGTAAATAAAGATAATGATAGGTAAAGAATGGGGAAGTTAAACAAAACCCATAATAGATTTATACCTGCAAGCTTTGTTGTCCACTCAAAAACGGGATATAAACGTCCAAATATAGTGTACATTTTTCCAACTCCAGACCAATTATGTTGAAAGATAATAGAAAGATAGATAGTTAGATAGTTAGACAAATACCTATGTAAGCACCTTCATTATACCATAGACGTGTTAGTTTCAGTTAGATAGTAAAAAAGATATACCTATAATGAAGGCACATCTTTTTTACATACTTCCATATAAAATAATAAAATTTTACATGTGTAATATTTTTATAGTTGTATGAACGATATTGTTTTTCAATCTTCGAATTTTGGAATCCAGTCACCGTGTGCTTCAATTAAATCATCGCACATCGCAATGATGTCGTCCATTGATAATTCAGCGGCCGTATGAGGGTCCAGCATTGCTGCCTGATAGATGTGTTCTCTCTTTTTCGTTACCGCTGCTTCAATGGTTAAAAGCTGCGTATTAATATTTGAACGGTTAAGGGCTGCTAACTGTTCTGGAAGATCTCCTACATAGCAAGGAGTGATTCCGCTGCGGTCAGCAACGCATGATACTTCAACAACAGCTTTTTCTGGTAAATTGCTAATTAGGCGACCCTTATTTAAAATGTTGCCGCCAAATTTAAATGGAACATTCGTCTCAATTGCTTCAATAATACGGGAACCATATTCGTGAGAACGGGTATGGGTAAGCTGTGCATTGTTAACCATTTCATCGCGCATTTTGTCCCAGCGTTCAATTTGCTCTACACAACGACGCGGATACTCATCAAGAGGGATATTGAATTTCTCAATTAATTGCGGATAATTGCGTTTAATGAAGTACGGATGGTACTCAGCATTATGCTCAGATGATTCCGTTACGTAGTATCCGAATTTGTCCATTAATTCGAAACGGACCATATCCTCATGTTTTGTTTGTTGTTTTTCTCTCGCACGGCGTTTAATTTCCGGATATAAATCTTTGCCGTCGCGTTTGATTTCAAGAAGCCATGCCATATGGTTGATACCTGCGATTTTTTCTTCCACTCCTTCATGATCCATTCCTAAGGATTTGAAAAGGTGTTCGCTGCAAACTTGTACGCTATGGCATAATCCGACGGTTTTTACATTTGTATAGCGAAGCATTGCACCTACTAATGTTGCCATTGGATTTGTGTAATTTAAAAACAGGGCATTCGGACAAACCTCTTCGATATCCTTAGCGAAATCCCACATAACCGGAATAGTGCGAAGCGAACGGAAAATACCGCCAATCCCGATTGTGTCAGCAATTGTTTGGCGGAGACCATATTTTTTAGGGATTTCAAAATCTATAACGGTGCTTGGTTTGTAGCCGCCAACTTGAATGGCATTAATAATGTATTTTGATCCTCGCAATGCTTCTTTGCGATCTGAATACGCTTTCACAACTATGTTTGCTCGAAGGCTTTGTTTTAAATTGTTTAACATATTTTCCGAGTCTTTTAAGCGTTGCTCATCAATATCAAATAATGCGAACTCGAACCCAGCCAATGCCGGAACAT
This Neobacillus sp. YX16 DNA region includes the following protein-coding sequences:
- a CDS encoding glycoside hydrolase family 2 TIM barrel-domain containing protein, whose amino-acid sequence is MVNVIAQEWELSVKSRKFNFDWKFLKGDNPDAFKIQFDDSDWRILDLPHDFSIEGPFKKEYASSTGYLPGGIGWYRKEFIVPDSIKGKKVFIQFDGIYKNSEVWINEQFLGKRPYGYSSFQYDLTPYLNFETQENVIAVKVDHADFADSRWYPGSGIYRNVFINLTDHVYIKPYGIFVTTPKISTSEAEIQIQSSLKNEYNNEATFQIEHQIKDASGKKIIDCSSVEIIAAKGEQDFSHTLFLEQPNLWSPEDPYLYSVVTKVIKDGKVIDFETTPLGVRYFHFDVDSGFYLNGKNIKMKGVCIHHDAGCLGAAVPEKVWHRRLKLLKEAGVNAIRMSHNPPAPELLDMCDSYGFLVQDEAFDEWEHPKNKWVEGWNKGEPALDGYASDFTEWAEIDLRDMVLRDRNHPSIVFWSIGNEIDYPNDPYSHPVLGDHYKADKPEAKGMGDISKKLAKVVKQYDPTRPVTAALASVIMSNETEFPDTLDVVGYNYQEFLYSEDHKKYPNRVIYGSENGRHHDAWLAVANNDFISGQFIWTGIDYLGEARGWPIRHATPGLLDLAGFKKPLFHFKQSEWSDQDMVHIGLTSIKEENPDQVYWDHQVVCHWEGIEGEKVRVACCTNCTEVDLILNGESVGVKKRKDFPAGTIYWDLPYFKGTLKAVGIRNGNISCKHELKTADKPVKLQLHSDTITLKADKEDVAHIEVNILDQDNNLVYSAENEIHCSIEGPGEIVGIECSNPVSHQDYKANYRKAFHGKLLIYVKATDQVGTIILKTSSEDLEGCAVVIEVK
- a CDS encoding glycoside hydrolase family 43 protein; its protein translation is MPYNSASDTLNPKKGHRLKDIPAHDPYVLVHNETNTYYMYTTGIPQLTDLERNGVLVYKSKDLNDWEGPYVVFEIPDGTWAHPQHGTWAPEVHHYHGKYYLFVTLHNQDCIIAEPPEVWKTTHLRGTSIAVSDSPEGPFELIKKDGPVPPRDFMTLDGTLYEDEDGKPWMVYCHEWIQVIDGTFEAIPLKKDLSAADGEPLHLFKASDAPWLNAEIKPTVKPLNYVSDGCQLYRTKGGHLVMLWSSYSNGSYVQTIARSKSGKLAGPWEQLEPLVDGDSGHGMLFKTFEGEWMLILHHPFSTPESRAKIYEVEETEASFKVVKPRVDLHT
- a CDS encoding DUF624 domain-containing protein; amino-acid sequence: MYTIFGRLYPVFEWTTKLAGINLLWVLFNFPILYLSLSLFTVKEMWQIGFLVMTIALLVPFVFFPATTAMFGIVRKWVMKEEVPTIRFFWKYYKENYKRSLVGGLIFSVLWAIVGVDYYYFHTRIHLVSYLFLFLMVWLLLITLFFFANTVHTDTKFGQGLKNAFILSIANPFYSIGVAISSIVILYVSFTKLTFLLPFFTGVAISYLAFLAYNKVFNNFAQIQQNTSEEKSS
- a CDS encoding alpha-glucosidase/alpha-galactosidase is translated as MSKITFIGAGSTVFAKNVLGDCLHVPALAGFEFALFDIDEQRLKDSENMLNNLKQSLRANIVVKAYSDRKEALRGSKYIINAIQVGGYKPSTVIDFEIPKKYGLRQTIADTIGIGGIFRSLRTIPVMWDFAKDIEEVCPNALFLNYTNPMATLVGAMLRYTNVKTVGLCHSVQVCSEHLFKSLGMDHEGVEEKIAGINHMAWLLEIKRDGKDLYPEIKRRAREKQQTKHEDMVRFELMDKFGYYVTESSEHNAEYHPYFIKRNYPQLIEKFNIPLDEYPRRCVEQIERWDKMRDEMVNNAQLTHTRSHEYGSRIIEAIETNVPFKFGGNILNKGRLISNLPEKAVVEVSCVADRSGITPCYVGDLPEQLAALNRSNINTQLLTIEAAVTKKREHIYQAAMLDPHTAAELSMDDIIAMCDDLIEAHGDWIPKFED